One segment of Gilliamella sp. ESL0441 DNA contains the following:
- the atpG gene encoding F0F1 ATP synthase subunit gamma has product MANAKEIRTKIASIQSTQKITKAMEMVANSKMRKTQDRMASSRPYAEMIREVIGHLALAQIGAKHPYLEERDVKRVGYLIISTDRGLCGGLNINLFKTVVADMSTWQEKGVEADVALIGSRGVSFFSSVKTNILTQVTNLGDEPELSDLIGPVKTMLESYDNGKIDRLYIATNRFINTMSQKPTIQQLLPLPHSEDKKLTASTWDYIYEPDAKSLLDVILRRYIESQVYQAVVENLASEQAARMVAMKAATDNGANLINELQIVYNKARQGAITNELIDIVSGAAAVSG; this is encoded by the coding sequence ATGGCTAATGCAAAAGAGATCAGAACGAAAATTGCCAGTATCCAAAGTACGCAAAAGATCACAAAAGCAATGGAAATGGTTGCCAATTCCAAAATGCGTAAAACGCAAGATAGAATGGCATCTTCTCGTCCATATGCCGAAATGATTCGTGAAGTAATTGGACATTTAGCGTTAGCTCAGATAGGTGCCAAACATCCTTATTTAGAAGAAAGGGATGTAAAACGAGTTGGTTATCTTATTATTTCAACCGATCGTGGTTTATGTGGTGGTTTAAATATCAATCTTTTTAAAACTGTCGTTGCTGATATGTCAACATGGCAGGAAAAAGGTGTAGAAGCAGATGTCGCATTAATTGGTTCACGAGGGGTTTCGTTTTTCTCATCAGTAAAAACAAACATTTTAACCCAAGTGACTAATTTAGGTGATGAACCAGAATTATCTGATTTGATAGGTCCAGTAAAAACGATGCTTGAGTCGTATGACAATGGGAAAATTGATAGATTATATATCGCAACGAATAGATTTATTAATACCATGTCGCAAAAACCGACTATTCAGCAATTATTACCATTACCACATTCAGAAGATAAAAAACTCACTGCTTCAACATGGGATTATATTTATGAGCCTGATGCTAAATCGCTTTTAGATGTGATTTTACGTCGTTATATTGAATCACAGGTTTATCAAGCTGTGGTAGAAAATCTAGCGAGTGAACAAGCAGCAAGAATGGTGGCCATGAAAGCAGCAACCGATAATGGTGCAAATTTAATCAATGAATTACAGATTGTGTATAACAAAGCACGTCAAGGTGCGATTACCAATGAATTGATTGATATTGTATCGGGCGCAGCTGCTGTTTCAGGTTAA
- a CDS encoding F0F1 ATP synthase subunit epsilon: MALTSYQLEVVSAESHLFSGDVQRIRVTGIEGELGIYPGHTPLLTTIKPGMVGIVKPNGEEEFIYLSGGILEVQPNIVTILADTAIRGEDLDEARAQEAVRRAQEHINHPSDDMSFAQASAELSKALAKMRVIELTRRIGQ, encoded by the coding sequence ATGGCACTAACTTCCTATCAATTAGAAGTTGTTAGTGCTGAATCTCACCTATTTTCGGGTGATGTTCAGCGAATCAGAGTCACAGGTATTGAAGGTGAACTCGGTATTTACCCGGGTCATACGCCACTGCTTACTACCATTAAACCAGGTATGGTGGGTATTGTGAAACCCAATGGTGAAGAAGAATTTATCTACCTATCGGGTGGTATATTAGAAGTTCAACCTAATATAGTAACAATCTTAGCTGATACGGCTATTCGAGGCGAAGATTTAGATGAAGCCAGAGCACAAGAAGCAGTCAGACGTGCCCAAGAACATATTAATCACCCAAGTGATGATATGTCATTTGCACAAGCCTCTGCTGAATTGTCAAAAGCTTTAGCTAAAATGCGTGTTATCGAATTAACACGTCGTATTGGACAATAA
- the atpD gene encoding F0F1 ATP synthase subunit beta encodes MATGKIVQIIGAVVDVEFPEDAVPKVYDALEVETGAEKLVLEVQQQLGGGVVCCIAMGSSDGLRRGLKVVNTGHGIEVPVGTKTLGRIMNVLGDPVDKAGPIGEEERWAIHRAAPTYEELANSTELLETGIKVIDLICPFAKGGKVGLFGGAGVGKTVNMMELIRNIAIEHSGYSVFTGVGERTREGNDFYHEMKESNVLDKVSLVYGQMNEPPGNRLRVALTGLTMAEKFRDEGKDVLLFIDNIYRYTLAGTEVSALLGRMPSAVGYQPTLAEEMGILQERITSTKTGSITSIQAVYVPADDLTDPSPATTFAHLDATIVLSRQIASLGIYPAVDPLDSTSRQLDPLVVGQEHYDCARGVQSILQRYQELKDIIAILGMDELSEDDKLTVARARKIQRFLSQPFFVAEVFTGSPGKYVPLKDTISAFKGIMNGDYDHIPEQAFYMVGSIDEAIEKAKSL; translated from the coding sequence ATGGCTACTGGAAAGATTGTCCAGATCATCGGTGCGGTGGTTGATGTCGAATTCCCAGAAGATGCAGTACCAAAGGTATATGATGCATTAGAAGTGGAAACTGGCGCCGAAAAATTAGTTCTGGAAGTTCAGCAACAATTAGGTGGTGGCGTTGTTTGTTGTATCGCAATGGGATCATCTGATGGTTTAAGACGTGGACTTAAAGTCGTCAACACAGGGCACGGCATTGAAGTACCGGTAGGTACTAAAACACTAGGTCGTATTATGAACGTACTTGGTGATCCTGTTGATAAAGCAGGTCCAATTGGCGAAGAAGAGCGCTGGGCTATTCACCGTGCAGCGCCAACCTATGAAGAACTGGCTAACTCAACTGAGTTACTTGAAACCGGTATTAAAGTTATCGACTTAATTTGTCCGTTTGCAAAAGGGGGGAAAGTCGGTCTTTTCGGTGGTGCAGGTGTAGGTAAAACCGTTAACATGATGGAGTTAATCCGTAACATCGCTATCGAACATTCTGGATACTCTGTATTTACAGGTGTTGGTGAGCGTACTCGTGAGGGTAATGACTTTTATCATGAAATGAAAGAATCAAACGTACTTGATAAAGTATCGCTTGTTTATGGTCAGATGAATGAGCCACCTGGAAACCGTTTACGCGTAGCGTTGACAGGATTAACGATGGCTGAAAAATTCCGTGATGAAGGTAAAGACGTACTCTTATTTATCGATAATATTTATCGTTATACCTTAGCCGGAACAGAAGTATCGGCACTATTGGGTCGTATGCCATCAGCAGTAGGTTATCAACCAACATTAGCCGAAGAAATGGGTATCCTTCAAGAACGTATTACATCGACTAAAACGGGGTCAATTACATCAATTCAAGCCGTATACGTACCAGCCGATGACTTGACAGACCCATCACCAGCGACAACCTTTGCTCACTTAGATGCAACAATCGTATTAAGTCGTCAAATCGCTTCATTAGGTATCTATCCTGCGGTTGATCCACTTGATTCAACCAGTCGTCAATTAGATCCATTGGTTGTTGGTCAAGAACACTATGATTGTGCACGAGGCGTGCAATCAATTTTACAACGTTATCAAGAATTAAAAGATATTATCGCTATTCTTGGTATGGATGAGTTATCAGAAGACGATAAATTGACCGTGGCTCGTGCACGTAAAATTCAACGCTTCTTATCTCAACCATTCTTCGTTGCCGAAGTGTTCACTGGCTCACCGGGTAAATATGTGCCATTAAAAGATACAATCAGTGCTTTTAAAGGTATCATGAATGGTGATTATGATCACATTCCTGAACAAGCATTCTATATGGTTGGTTCAATCGATGAAGCGATTGAAAAAGCGAAATCTCTGTAA